In the Ciconia boyciana chromosome 25, ASM3463844v1, whole genome shotgun sequence genome, CCTTAGGCATCACATGGAgttgttttgctgccttttagGCTTTCTAATGGACAATGCATGCAGTCAGCTTGCACAGTCACTGGTAGATGTCACCTTCCTAATATACTTGAACTGTGAACTTAATTTCTTAACTTTGCTGATttgcacttttttcctgaagtgtaATGATTGTACTTACTTAACACTTGTTTCCTATATGGGAACGAAATTATCTAAAACATGTAAACTTTTGGTTTGCTCTTTTTGATACCctcaataacattttaatgaaaaagctgctttcacTGTGCAGGTCTCTAAAACATGAGAGGCGTAAGGATCTTCTCCTAGAGaccacagagaaggaaatcttCAGTGTACATGTATAGtttaacaaaacatttgcaGATTATCTATTAACCATGCTTAAAGttgcaccaaaaaaaagcacagctgggTGGAGCATAGCTTTTCTGAACCTTACTGAGAGACAAGACCCACAAATGTTAAGTTCCAACTCTGACcactttatttcattctgatGTAAACCCAAATTTCCACTACAGCACAGAGCCCACCTTTTATAAAGGGTTATAAAGTATAGGACATGCAGGATGCAATACAATAATGGGGAGAGGTgggattttcttctgtttttaggaacagatttaaaatatggGAAACTGAAGTGAAATGTGGCACAAACATCACAACATCCATGCATGCCTTCAAGTATCTTCCTTTGATGTGCTGGCACTCTCTGGACTTCAGTGTTGGGTTAAAATGATTCTTTGGAAGAGTAGAAAGTTCACACTTATTGAAATTTCAGAGTAATATTAAGGCCGAAACACACTGGGTACActtttccttcatcttccaGAGCACCACCTCTTGTTTTACTTAAAGCTGCATTAAGCTTCCAGCTCAAATCCCAGCCCAGCTTTGTGACCTCCAGCACTGAAATTCTTGCCATCGATCAAGCCTGAGAGGGTCAGCTTTACGCCTAAGAAAGCAAGTAATGAGATAGATACACTGTCATACACTGATATCCCTGTACAATGCCCTCCCTCAAGTACTTGAGCCTCACCAATGTGTCTTAGTCACTATAGGAACTTCTGTACGTACACATCCTTTACTTCTATGAGCCTATGTAAGATTTCTAGCTAATTTGTTTATCTATTCTGTTCTAGAGATGACAGTAGAATAACCCATAGTGTAATACTAATAATATTTGCTGCTACCAGTTGGACTTACGTACCGGGTCGGAGGGCATGAGTGTAACCAATTCCAATCAGGCTGGCATTATTCACTTTAGcctacaggaaaaaagaaatcacaataTGTATATGCTACATATAAATATTCAGACAGAATTGTCCTGTATGTGCCTCAGTGCCCTGAGAAGGTGGCTCATGCATTAACTCTTTCAGCTACTTGTAGACTAGCCTCTAGCAGAGGCATATtccaattttttccttttctcctcaaGAGTTTCCAGCTTAAGCTGGTAATAAGTAATAGCTCCAATCTTTCCCTCAAATTCTGACCCATTATGTCTACATAAAATGCTACCCTGTCCATCACTGCCCCAAGCATTGTCTCTTTATATCCTTTAAAGGGCTAGTTACTACAGTCCCTTAGTAGCCAATGAAGTCTGTCTTGTTTACAGACTCCTGTTCACAAATTGCttagtagtatttttttttaaaatgagcaataaatatatgaatatgcAAACCCATTTTTGCATTACTAAGTTTTGAGCTGTTTACAATAGTATTTCCCATCTTTAATTTTGGCTGAATTGTCCTGGAACTAATCCTTGTTTTGAAGTGTAACAAATGCTTGCTACTTCAGTGCTTAGTGTTAGAATGTACACAGTTACTTTTATTCACTGTCACTTCCCTGTGGACACGTTTTGTCTCCTGAACCTCTCTCTcactaaactttttttttggcccTAACGTTTCTGCAAGAATTTGCAAGTGTCATAACAACACTTATCTCAGGACCTCAGCTGACTTTCAAGGGTTAACTGTTAGGAGAAGGCTGTAAGCTCAGCTGAACTTCCATCATTTTACTATAGGACAGTTTTACATTATGCATTAGATAAGAATGAGAGAATTAAAAGGACACTGCATCCTCTCATTAccttttgaaaacacattttgcatAGGCTGTAAGCACACTAGTCAGACTAGTGACTATTTCACCATGGACAAAACAgtgcttttagatttttttttttcatcgtTTCACAAATCTGACTTGTGAGGTCCCAATTAAAATCTGAACCACAACAGGAACCACAGTTTGCCATCTACCATACTTTCTCAGTAACTATTTAAAGCAACTACTTCATACCacaaattttcagtatttaaggGAGCCTGAAACACTCATTCCTGTAACAAAATTCTTACCACAACGGAAGTCTTCTCATCCAGTTGGTACTTAGCAGCAATACCAAAACGTGTGTTGTTACTGCCAGCAGTCCAGGCAAGATTGACTGATGTCTCAACCTTATTATTAACCTTCTGATAAATAGACCCACCAAACTCGGTGCCATCATTCCTGTTTGTAATAGATGCAGGTGTGTCAAGCCTTGTCTTGTTTAGGCATATTACTTGTTTAGTAAATAGTAACTCTTTAGATTAATCCTTCCCCACAATCACTTGATTATTACCTCTTAAAATGAACCAAGAGCTCCAATACTTCCCTGGACCCGTGCTCATCTACTTCCTAGCTGGAGCTGGCAGACTCCTGCTCACGGTTTCTACCCAAAACATAAGTTTTGCTTCCAGAATGGAATAAGACTTTCCAACAGCCGAGACCTAGGGTTTGAGGTTCtgacaaaaaaaacaacccagataACTTGCTTGCTTGTCTTAAGAAAGCAAGCCTGCTGTAACGCATAAAGGGACAAATCCAGATGGAGACTTAAGTCAGTTATGAGAATGATGAGACTGAAAACAATGTTATTGCATTGCAGTTGTTTAAATACACCATCCTGAAGACTCAGAGCATCTGAATGCCAAGACTAGAGCTACACTGCGATGACAGCTGGAAATACCAAAGCACAATGCAACACACACCTCTCTCCTCCACCTCAGGCATTTCTGAGCCAGGAGCTTTCTGTCTgggggggagatggggaaggtACAGTAGCTTAACTGAAGACTCTTTTATCTAGCACCAAAATAGAAGTTCAGgtttacagatttttaattccaaattaaCATCATAAAGTGCCTTTATGCCATTATCTTATATACACAAAACCCAAAGTTACCCTGAAACAAGGTCTCAAAAGACAGCCAAGAGTTGGAAAGTTGTCCCTGCTTTAGTTGTACTGAAGGTGAAAACaccaaataaatataaattattttgaaacaaatcagCATCCCCTTCCATGCACCCACCTTTCACCTAACTCCATTAATGCTCACTATTCATCTAGTTTGGCTCCTCTGATAATGCTTTTCTAGGCTCAGATAATACTTACACATTAGTGTGCAGCTGAAAGTCTCCTGCCTTATATCCCAAGGCAAAGTTATTTTGCGAAAGCTTAGACTTGGCTGTATCAAAAGCCATCTGGTAGCCCGCGAGCCAGCCTTCATAGCCCAACACTGCCCAGCCATAGATGGTTGGTCCAGAGAGATCAATGT is a window encoding:
- the VDAC3 gene encoding non-selective voltage-gated ion channel VDAC3 isoform X1 is translated as MRAGGRRDLYPEAARPADPMAVPPSYSDLGKSARDVFNKGYGFGMVKLELKTKSSSGVEFTATGSSNTDTGKASGSLETKYKIKDYGLTFTQKWNTDNTLGTEVSMEDQLAEGLKVALDTTFVPNTGKKSGKLKTSYKREYVNLGCNIDIDLSGPTIYGWAVLGYEGWLAGYQMAFDTAKSKLSQNNFALGYKAGDFQLHTNVNDGTEFGGSIYQKVNNKVETSVNLAWTAGSNNTRFGIAAKYQLDEKTSVVAKVNNASLIGIGYTHALRPGVKLTLSGLIDGKNFSAGGHKAGLGFELEA
- the VDAC3 gene encoding non-selective voltage-gated ion channel VDAC3 isoform X3; translation: MAVPPSYSDLGKSARDVFNKGYGFGMVKLELKTKSSSGVEFTATGSSNTDTGKASGSLETKYKIKDYGLTFTQKWNTDNTLGTEVSMEDQLAEGLKVALDTTFVPNTGKKSGKLKTSYKREYVNLGCNIDIDLSGPTIYGWAVLGYEGWLAGYQMAFDTAKSKLSQNNFALGYKAGDFQLHTNVNDGTEFGGSIYQKVNNKVETSVNLAWTAGSNNTRFGIAAKYQLDEKTSVVAKVNNASLIGIGYTHALRPGVKLTLSGLIDGKNFSAGGHKAGLGFELEA
- the VDAC3 gene encoding non-selective voltage-gated ion channel VDAC3 isoform X2 gives rise to the protein MSSYFRSSKPTDPMAVPPSYSDLGKSARDVFNKGYGFGMVKLELKTKSSSGVEFTATGSSNTDTGKASGSLETKYKIKDYGLTFTQKWNTDNTLGTEVSMEDQLAEGLKVALDTTFVPNTGKKSGKLKTSYKREYVNLGCNIDIDLSGPTIYGWAVLGYEGWLAGYQMAFDTAKSKLSQNNFALGYKAGDFQLHTNVNDGTEFGGSIYQKVNNKVETSVNLAWTAGSNNTRFGIAAKYQLDEKTSVVAKVNNASLIGIGYTHALRPGVKLTLSGLIDGKNFSAGGHKAGLGFELEA